In Trichocoleus desertorum NBK24, the following are encoded in one genomic region:
- a CDS encoding phenylpyruvate tautomerase MIF-related protein, translating into MPLIKVQTSISAPTKSQVDSLLKQLSAGLAKHTGKPESYVMTAFEPEVAMTFGGTSDPTCYVEIKSVGTMGPTQTKAMSQDFSQQIEQALGIPANRTYIEFSDARGSMWGWNGSTFG; encoded by the coding sequence ATGCCTTTAATCAAGGTTCAAACTTCTATTTCTGCTCCAACCAAGTCTCAAGTAGACAGCTTGCTCAAGCAGTTGTCGGCTGGGCTAGCAAAACATACGGGTAAGCCTGAGTCTTATGTGATGACGGCTTTTGAGCCAGAAGTCGCCATGACTTTCGGAGGTACGTCTGACCCTACATGCTACGTGGAGATTAAAAGCGTAGGCACAATGGGGCCGACACAAACCAAAGCGATGAGCCAAGATTTCTCGCAACAAATTGAGCAAGCTTTAGGGATTCCTGCCAATCGCACCTATATTGAGTTTTCCGACGCTAGAGGCTCGATGTGGGGTTGGAATGGTTCAACGTTTGGTTAG
- a CDS encoding flavin reductase family protein codes for MLDEQAKKTILRKIPHGIYICGVKEGEEVNGFTASWVMQASFKPPLVVNCVKQDSRSHAMIKSTGVFALSFLEAGQKDLAQKFFQPQRRVGNKFDDVEFYLGETGCPIISEALGFVECRVVGAVEQGDHTVYVGEVIAAGTHREGEPLLLESTGWQYGG; via the coding sequence TTGCTAGACGAACAAGCGAAAAAGACAATCCTGCGTAAAATCCCCCACGGAATCTACATTTGCGGAGTCAAAGAAGGGGAAGAGGTGAACGGCTTTACGGCCAGTTGGGTTATGCAGGCTTCCTTTAAGCCCCCTCTCGTCGTCAACTGTGTCAAACAAGACTCCCGCTCTCACGCCATGATCAAGAGCACTGGTGTCTTCGCTCTGAGCTTCCTAGAAGCAGGACAGAAGGACTTGGCGCAAAAGTTTTTTCAACCGCAGCGTCGAGTGGGCAACAAGTTTGATGATGTCGAGTTTTACCTCGGAGAAACAGGTTGCCCAATCATTTCCGAAGCTTTGGGATTTGTGGAATGCCGAGTGGTCGGTGCGGTTGAACAAGGCGATCACACAGTTTATGTGGGTGAAGTGATTGCAGCAGGCACGCACCGTGAGGGCGAGCCTCTCTTGCTAGAGAGCACAGGCTGGCAATACGGTGGCTAA